Genomic segment of Bdellovibrio bacteriovorus:
AGGATCCGCCAAAAGAATCTTCTGTGATGCCAATGCCCGAGCGCTGACATTTGCTTCACTCAATGCCCTTATCAATGATCTTGCCTCTGAACATTGTTTTGGTCTTCTCAATGACATGAACCGCAAATTTCCCACGCCACTTCGTTTGCAAGGTAAGACTTTGTTCTTAACCAATGTTCCCTTCGCACCGGCCCCGGACGACAGTTCTTTGGCGCTCAATTCCGGCGGTGGTGAGCATGGCGCCGATTTGCAGATAGCCTCGTTTGAGTTAGTTAAAAAATTTTCTGAACAAAATTCCGTCCCGGTGCGCGCCTGTTTTTTGACTTGGACCTTAGGCAATGCCACATCGAATGAGTGGGAAGTGCCTCGTCTCTGCCAAGACATTTTTCCAACCGCCAAAATTCAATGGACTCTTGAGCAACATGATTATGATGCTCCTGACCTGCCAAATCCGGCACCGTTGCGATCAATGTTGCGTCACTTAGCAAGGTCACAATATGTCGTGAAGCACGAAAATAAAAACGTGGAAGAAGCTTATGAAAACTTGGCCGACAAACTGCAAGCGCAAGGTTTTACTCATATCGCTTACGGCTTTCTAGACTGTGAATTATAGAGGGAAATTCACCACAGGACGTGATGAAGAAAACCCCATCTTGAAATCGACCGCAATCTCATTTGGTTGTCGGGAAGAAGTCTGTTGGCATCCCAATTGCTGTTTAAGAGTCTATACTTAAGGAGGATCCTATGAGTAAAAAGCAGACGAAAATTTCCTCTGGAAAAAGCAGCGAACTGGATATTATCAATATGATCTTGGAGGATCACAAGCCTCTGAAAGAGTTGATCGAAGTCATGAAAGATTCTGAAAAGGAACTTGAGGAACGACAAGAGGCTTTTGCCCAGTTTGCTCCGCTTTTAATTTCTCATGCAAAACCAGAAGAACAGTCTCTTTATCGTTATATGAAAGGTGATGAAGAACTTCGTGAAGGCGGTTTTGAAGGGGATGTTGAACATCAACTGGCTGATCAAATGGTCGAAGAAATCATGCGCACCGATGATGACGATTTGTGGAGCGCCCGAGTCAAGGTTTTGGCAGAACTCGTAGAGCATCATATTGAAGAAGAAGAGGAAGAGCTTCTTCCTGATTTCAAAAAACACTCTGAAAGCAGTGATCGCGAAAAATTGGGGCAGCTGTTCTTAGAGCTTAAAACTAAAATTCTTGAGCGTGGTGGCATGGATGCGCCCCATGAAAGAGAATCCCATGCGCGTCACTGATCTATGAAACCCAACGACGTGAGCCGTCGTCATTCGACGGCTCTTCTTATCATCGACATGCTAAACACTTTTGATTTTCCCGAGGGGAAAGATCTTGCGCGCTACACATGGCCTGTTGCCCAAAAAGTCAAAGCTCTAAAACAGAAACTTAAAAAGAAAAAAGTTCCCGTCATCTATCTTAACGACAACTTCGGTCAATGGCGCTCGGATTCAAAAGAAGTCTATCTGAATTGTGCGCATGAAGCGTCTCTGGGTTCAGAGATCGCTAAGATTTTAAAACCCGAAGATGATGACTATTTTATCTTAAAGCCTCGACATTCCGGATTCTACTGCACGAACTTAGATATTCTTTTAGAAGATTTCGGGGTGAAAAATCTGATACTGACAGGAGTCGCAGGAAATATCTGTGTTTTCTTTACGGCCAACGACGCTCATATGCGAGGCTTTAAGATCTGGGTGCCAAAGGATTGTGTCGCCTCTAACACCAAGAAAGATAATGACTACACCTTAGATCAAATGTCACAGGTCTTAGGTATCAAAACCAGTGCATCGACAAGACCCATTCCTTTTTAACGTATCCAATTTTCTAAGATGGCGCCCAATGAAGTGGTGGCCATGATAACCCAAAGTGCCACACCCATGACAAAAGGTTTGATGCCGACACTTTGGACTGTCGCGCGAGTCAGGTTCGCACCAATTAAAAACAAGGTTAGAACTAAAAGACGTTTTGCCACCCACTCAATTCCATGTCCTACGGGTTGCAGTGTTGGTATCCAAGTCATGATACCGGCCATGATCAAAAATCCCAGAATAAACCACGGACGCTTTGCTTTAGCCTCCCCCGCTTCTTGTCCTTGATTCTTATACAGAAGACCAATTCCTAAAGCGATGGGCACGATCCATAAAGCGCGCGCGAGCTTCACTGTCGTCCCCACTTCCAAAGCATGAGGCCCGTATTGAAGGCTGGCGCCCACAACGGAGCTGGTATCGTGAATGGCTAAGGCACTCCAAAGTCCAAACTGTGTTTCATTCAAATTAAAATAATGGCCGATATGAGGAAAAATAAATAGAGCCAGAGCATTTAACAAAAACACCGTTCCCAGCGCAACAGTCACTTCCGGGGGACGAGCGCGAATCACCGGAGCGACAGCCGCAATCGCACTGCCTCCGCAGATCGTTGTTCCGACAGTGATTAGAGTTGAGGTGTTTTTCTCGACCTTGAAGAAACGCCCCATCAGGGTTCCTAATAAAAGACCAAATGTAATTCCCACAACCGTGTATCCGATCCCGCGCACACCGACTTGGCTCACAGTGATCAAGTTCATGCCCGCTCCTAAGCCCACTACAGCAATACTTAAAAGTTGTGACGTCCAAGCTTTCGTTCGCTCTTGATAGGGATTTCCTAAGGTCAATGCCAAAGCCATTCCCGCGATCAAAGCAACGGCGGAAGACACTTGCGGAAGAAAACAAAGAACAGCGAATAAAGGAAATAAAATACGAGCAATATTATGAGAATTCATGAATGTGATCGTGCCTTCTTCTGAATGAACCTGCAACATCGCATTTCGTTTTCGCGCGAATACTTTTACTTTTCCGAGGTAAGATAGAGTGGATCTCTCCCAAAATGCCGGCCCTGGCTAAACGGAGCGCGAAAAAAAGGGCCTCTGTCTAAGGATCAGACAGACGGCTTTGCCTGATCTCAAATATAGGTCCTTCCAAACGGCCTTTTTCTCGGCACGTTCTTTGGATCTAAGCTTCCGAATTAAATTTTTCGGGAGCAGCACGTGAAACGACCCTTTATCTATTCCTTAGCTTTGGCCTTGGTTTTAATCGGCCCAGCCTCTTGGGCTTCGGCGCCCCGTTGTGATTCCATCTTCCTTCCGAGCGTCTGGGCGGAAAATGGCGGAAAACCTTTTCCTGATGATCTGATTTCACTGCAAAAGATTGCCCACGAACAACGTGAGGCCGTCAAAGTTTCTGATTTTTTAATGACTGAAATGCGCGCTCAATCACAAGCCTTGAAATCACAATACAAAAACAAGATTGTTGAACTGGATGTTCTTTGTTTAGGAGCCGGGCCTCAGTGTGCCGCGGCTTCTCTTGTTTTACGGAACACGAAACTAAGAACCTTGGTTGTTGAAAAGACAGATCTGGTGGCAAAAACTTTTGCTGAAAAAGATTTTTATATTAACAGCCTCGAGGCCAGCCGCGTTTCTATGCATGACTTCCCAGGAGGCCACGGAAGCCTTGCTCACTTCACGTCTCAAGGTTACGCGCACTCTTCTCAGTTGGCGGCCCACATTCAGAGTCAGCAGTATGCATCGAAGGTTCCTGTGCTTTTGAAAACAGAAATCGTCGCGGTTAAGAAAGTTCAAGACGGCGGCCGTACCGTTTTAGAAGTTCTTACTCAAGACGGCCTTACCTTCCGCACGAAAAATCTTCTGTTGGGAACGGGCTTAGGAGAAGTCGGCACGAAAGTGAAAGATGGTGGTTACCAAAAGGACTTTGCGCATTTTCTAACTTCTCATGAGGCGCAAAAAGACTCCCTGCAACCGATCATGAGTACGGATGCTTTTTTGGTTTCACTGAAAGAAAACCGCTTAAAAAATCAAAACGTGCGTGTTCCTCGCGAAATAATTTTGATTGGTAATGGGGATGGTTCTCGCATTGCCGTTGAAGCCTTGAATGATAAACATGTGACTTTGCCTGAAGGATTTAAAATCAATTGGATCGGCAACAATTTTAAAACAGCCGAAGAATACGTTGCGAGCCAATCAGGCTGGGATCGCTACATAGATAAGATTGTTCCGCACTATCAAAAAGGACGTGTGACGGGTGTTCCCGGTCACGTTGAAAAGGTGGAAGTCCTGCCTTCGGGTCGCTATCTTGTCACGGTGAAAGATGCGAAGAACAATATCGTCAGTCAAGCCGAGGGCGATATGATTGTCGATTCGACTGGATATACGAACCTAAACGGGAAACTACTAACCGACGCCGTGACAACACCCGAACTCGTGGACGTTGTCGGACCATTGAAAGAGTTGGGTTTGACCGAAACAGTTTTAGCGCGCCAATTTCAAGAAGTGGGCGGCGAAAAACTTCCGATCTATGCCGTGGGGCCCGCCGCAGGAAATTTAGCGAAAGAGACAGAGCTTGTGAATTCTCCGAATAAAAATCCGGTGGCCATCTTTAATACAGTGGCGCGCA
This window contains:
- a CDS encoding YeiH family protein → MLQVHSEEGTITFMNSHNIARILFPLFAVLCFLPQVSSAVALIAGMALALTLGNPYQERTKAWTSQLLSIAVVGLGAGMNLITVSQVGVRGIGYTVVGITFGLLLGTLMGRFFKVEKNTSTLITVGTTICGGSAIAAVAPVIRARPPEVTVALGTVFLLNALALFIFPHIGHYFNLNETQFGLWSALAIHDTSSVVGASLQYGPHALEVGTTVKLARALWIVPIALGIGLLYKNQGQEAGEAKAKRPWFILGFLIMAGIMTWIPTLQPVGHGIEWVAKRLLVLTLFLIGANLTRATVQSVGIKPFVMGVALWVIMATTSLGAILENWIR
- a CDS encoding cysteine hydrolase family protein; the encoded protein is MKPNDVSRRHSTALLIIDMLNTFDFPEGKDLARYTWPVAQKVKALKQKLKKKKVPVIYLNDNFGQWRSDSKEVYLNCAHEASLGSEIAKILKPEDDDYFILKPRHSGFYCTNLDILLEDFGVKNLILTGVAGNICVFFTANDAHMRGFKIWVPKDCVASNTKKDNDYTLDQMSQVLGIKTSASTRPIPF
- a CDS encoding hemerythrin domain-containing protein, encoding MSKKQTKISSGKSSELDIINMILEDHKPLKELIEVMKDSEKELEERQEAFAQFAPLLISHAKPEEQSLYRYMKGDEELREGGFEGDVEHQLADQMVEEIMRTDDDDLWSARVKVLAELVEHHIEEEEEELLPDFKKHSESSDREKLGQLFLELKTKILERGGMDAPHERESHARH